The stretch of DNA CGTCATCCGTGTCCCGTTCTTACTTTGTCAATAGTGGTCAACCCGCGATCAGCGGTCGCAGGACGTTCCGGCTGATCCGCAGCGACCGCTGCCGTTCGGCGAGCGATCCGGTGTACGCCTCGTCTTCGACCTCGATGCACACGGGCCCCTTGTAGCCCGCGTCGCCGAGGGCGCCGATCCACGCCCCCCAGTCGATATCGCCGAGCCCCGGCAGCTTCGCCGTCGCCCGGTCCATCGGCGGCGCCAACGATCCCACGTCGTTGAGTCGATGCGTATCGATCCGCATGTCCTTGGCGTGCGTGTGGAAGATCCGCGGGCCGAACTCGCGGATCGGCGCCACGGGGTCCATCAACTGCATACGCAGATGAGAAGGATCGTAGTTGAGCCCGAAGTTCGGCGAAGGGATCGCCTCGAACATCCGCCGCCACACGGCCGGCGAGTGGGCCAAGTTGAGCCCGAACGGCCACGTCTTCGCGTACAGCATCGGGCAGTTCTCAATCCCAATCCGCACGCCCCGCTCCTCGGCATGCTTGATGATCGGCGGCCACACCTCAAGAAACTTGGAGAAGTTGTCGTCCATCGACAGGTACTGATTGGCGCCAACGAACGAGTTCACGCCCGACAGCCCCAGCAGCGCCGCCGCGTCGATCACCTTGTAGAGGTGCGCGATCGCCGCCGCCGCTTGCTCCGCGTCCGCCGATAAGGGGATCGAGTAATACCCCAGCGCTGAGAACGCGACGCCGTGCTTATCGATGAGCGCCCGCGTATCGTCCGCCATCGCCTGCGTGAACGCCGTCACGTCGAGATGCGTCACGCCCCCATACTTCCGGTCCGGCCCCCCAGGAGGCCAACAAAGCACCTCCACACAATCAAACCCCTCGCCCGCCGCAAACCGCAGCACCTCATCGAGCGGCTGATCAGCCAGAATGGCGGAGACAAAACCAAGTTGCATGGCGATCACCAGTTGAAACGTAGTAAGAATGGGACGCGGATGAACGCGGATTGAAGGGATGAACGCGGATCAAAAACAAAAAAGCTTATCTGCGTCAATCCTTTCAATCCGCGTTCATCCGCGTCCAATTCTTCAAGTAGTAGAGAAGAGTGCGCGTTCGAGGTCGGCGATCAGGTCGTCCGCCGATTCCAGACCAATCGACAGCCGGATCAGCCCGTCGGTGATGCCCGCTTTCGCGCGGTCGGCCGGGTCGTAGGAGGCGTGGGACATGCTGGCGGGTTGCGAGATTAGCGACTCGACCGCGCCGAAGCTCACCGCGATGCTGAACAGCTGCGTGGCTTTGACGAAAGCCTTCGTCTGCGCGTCGGTCGCGTTCAGCTCGAAGGACAGCATGCCGCCGAAGGCGCCGTCCATTTGGCGCTTCGCTAGCTCGTGGCCCGGGTGCGTTGGCAGGCCGGGGTAGAGGACGCGCTTCACTTCCTTGCGTTGCGACAGCCACTCGGCGACCTTCTGGGCCGAGCGCGACTGCTCGCGTACTCGTAGTTCGAGCGTCTTCGCGCCGCGTGAGCAGAGGAACGACTCCATCGGGCCCATGATCGCGCCGGTGGCGTTCTGTAGGAAAGCGAGGTCGTCGTAGACGTGCTTCTCGCGCATCGCCAGCAGGCCGCCCATCAGATCGCTGTGGCCGCCGTAGTACTTGGTGGCCGAGTGCATAACGATATCCATGCCCAGCTCCAGCGGCCGCGACAGGACGGGCGTCGCGATCGTGTTGTCGCACGCCGCCAGGGCGCCGTGGCGATGGGCGATCTCGGCCACTCCCTTAAGATCAATGATCGTCATCAGCGGATTGCCAGGCGACTCGACCCACACCAGCCGCGTGTTGGGCTCGATCGCCTTCTCAAACGCCGCCAGGTCCGTGGCGTCGGCGAGCGTCACCGTCAGCCCCGCGCGGTCGGCGACCTTGTGCAACAGCCGATAGGCGCCGCCATAAAGATCGCTCGAAGCCAGGATATGATCCCCCGCCCGCAGCGAAGCGATCACGCAATGAATCGCCGCCATCCCCGTAGCAAACGCCAGCGCCCCACCCTCCGGCCCGCACCCCTCGAGCGAAGCGGCGGTCACCTCAAGAGCATGCCGCGTGGGGTTCCCGCTACGCGAGTAGTTGTACTCCCGCCACTCACCGGCGCCGGGCTGAGCAAACGTACTAGCAAAATGAACCGGCGGCACGACCGCGCCGGTGGCGGGGTCGGGTTCTTGGCCGATGTGGATAGCGCGCGTGCGGAAGTGCATTACTCCTCGCGTCCTTTACCGTGACGAAGTTTGTTAGGCAGAAATGAAGTAGCAGAATACTGCGTCATCGGAATTAGGCCGACCTTTGTGCCCATTTGTGCAGTCAACGCAGCTTCAATAGATTTCTCGGATGACCGATCTGCGTCGCCATCAAGGGCGATCGCATATCCTTCACGAATGTGAACACGTGGGTCTAGAACCCCTGCGCCAATTTGTCTACAGAGGGCCGTTAGCTTGATCCTTTCGTATCTAGGAGAAAACTCATTCAGAAGAAGGCAAAGTCCGCTACGGTCAATAAGCAGTAATCCGTCGATGCTAGGATGGCGAAACGCTGCAGACTTAGCGACGTAGAACGCGGTAAACAAAGTGTTGTCCTGGTAGGTAGTAGCGTAAGTCGCACCGTAGAACGTATGAACGACTTGCTGCCATCGCAGGTCTTTGTCTAAGCCCGTCACCTCAATCCAAATGTAGCGAAAAGTCTCTTCATCATCCGCGCTGGATTCGATCTGTTTCGCAGCTTCGTAGATGCGTTTTGCTATGGAGTTCTTCCCATCTTGTGTCTCAGAATGTAAGACAACTTCGCCTTTGACGATTTTTTCCAGTGTTCTCTTTTCTTCGTCAAGGTCGTGGTGCTTTTGCTTGCATTCGATGAGGTAATGGTCACCTGAGTGTGCGGCTCGGATGTCGGCAGTCTTCGAGGATCCCTCAGGTATAGCCTCGACTTCTAATCCTAGACGTTGCAGAACGCGAATTGCGTAGTCGCGTCCCTGATCAACGACCATTGCAGAGTTTCCATCAATTGATGTGTTAGATCTTGAGTAAGGCTACTAACGACCAGCGTCAGCGAGGTCGTTTTATCCCCCTCCCTTTCAGGGAGGGGCTAGGGGAGGGTGAACCGCTCTCCGCACCGAGCAACTTCGCAATCACCTCAACGACCCCTTCCAAGTTCTCCAGCACGTCGTCATTCCCCACCCGCAGCACCCGAAACCCCGCCGTCTCGATCACCGCATGCCGCGCCGCGTCCGCGGCATGCCGCCCCTCGTGGCTGCGGCCATCGACCTCTGACAACCAAACCCGCCTCGATACAACAGAAATCGACTATGAACGAGCCGACCGGATACTGGCGGCGGAACTTGTGACCTGCAACTTGGCGGTTGCGGAGAGCGTACCAGAGGACTCGTTCGGGGTGGGTGGCGTTGCGGCGGAGGGTGCGTGCGTTGGTGGTTGTTTTTGGGGGGATGCGGTGGTGGTGTGGCATGCGTTAGACCCTCCCCTAGCCCCTCCCTTAAAGGGAGGGGGACTTATTCGCCGGCTTCGCCGTCGAGGATTATCCCCCGCGATTCTACCAGCCTTTGACGCCGCACGCTTCCTGCGCCCGCTTCAGCGTTGCGGCGGCGCGCTCGCGGGCTTTCGCGGCCCCCGCGGCGAGGATCTCGCGCACCTCGCCCGGTTTCGCGGCCCACTCGGCTCGGCGTTCGCGCGCCGGGCCCCAGTAACGCTCCGACGCGTCGGCGAGCGCCTTCTTCACGTCGCCGTAGCCGAAGCCCCCCTTCCGGTAGACGCCTTCCCAGTGGGCGAGCTCTTCGGCGTTCGCGACGAGCTTGAGCAGGTCGAACAGCACGTCCCCCGCGGGGTCCTTCGGGTCTTCCATCGGCCGGCTGTCGGTCTGGATGCGCATGATCTGCTTGCGCTGCGCCTTTACGTCGTCGAACACGGCCAGCGTGTTGCCGTAACTCTTTGACATCTTCTCGCCGTCGGTCCCCGGCACGCGCGCCGACTGATCGAGCACTTTTCCTTTTGGCAGAACAAACGTCTCGCCGAAGTGATGATTAAAGCTCTGCGCGATGTCGCGGCAGACCTCGATGTGCTGCAATTGATCCTCGCCCACCGGCACGACCGTCGCGTCGTAAGCGAGGATGTCGGCCGCTTGCAGCACCGGGTACGTAAAGAGCCCCGCGTCGGCCTTCAGGCCTTTGGCGAGCTTGTCCTTGTAACTGACGCAACGCTCCAACAGGCCCATCGGCGTGCCGGTCAGCAGCAGCCAGCAAAGCTCTGACACCTCCGGCACGTCCGACTGCACAAACATCACCGCCTTGGCCGGATCGAGCCCCAGCGCGAGCAGATCCATCGCCCCGTTAAGCGTGTACTCGCGCAGCTTCTCGTGGTCGCGCACCGTTGTGAGCGCGTGGAGGTTGGCGATGAAGTAATACGACCCGTCGTCG from Botrimarina mediterranea encodes:
- a CDS encoding sugar phosphate isomerase/epimerase family protein, translating into MQLGFVSAILADQPLDEVLRFAAGEGFDCVEVLCWPPGGPDRKYGGVTHLDVTAFTQAMADDTRALIDKHGVAFSALGYYSIPLSADAEQAAAAIAHLYKVIDAAALLGLSGVNSFVGANQYLSMDDNFSKFLEVWPPIIKHAEERGVRIGIENCPMLYAKTWPFGLNLAHSPAVWRRMFEAIPSPNFGLNYDPSHLRMQLMDPVAPIREFGPRIFHTHAKDMRIDTHRLNDVGSLAPPMDRATAKLPGLGDIDWGAWIGALGDAGYKGPVCIEVEDEAYTGSLAERQRSLRISRNVLRPLIAG
- a CDS encoding trans-sulfuration enzyme family protein, whose protein sequence is MHFRTRAIHIGQEPDPATGAVVPPVHFASTFAQPGAGEWREYNYSRSGNPTRHALEVTAASLEGCGPEGGALAFATGMAAIHCVIASLRAGDHILASSDLYGGAYRLLHKVADRAGLTVTLADATDLAAFEKAIEPNTRLVWVESPGNPLMTIIDLKGVAEIAHRHGALAACDNTIATPVLSRPLELGMDIVMHSATKYYGGHSDLMGGLLAMREKHVYDDLAFLQNATGAIMGPMESFLCSRGAKTLELRVREQSRSAQKVAEWLSQRKEVKRVLYPGLPTHPGHELAKRQMDGAFGGMLSFELNATDAQTKAFVKATQLFSIAVSFGAVESLISQPASMSHASYDPADRAKAGITDGLIRLSIGLESADDLIADLERALFSTT
- a CDS encoding DUF559 domain-containing protein, which codes for MSEVDGRSHEGRHAADAARHAVIETAGFRVLRVGNDDVLENLEGVVEVIAKLLGAESGSPSPSPSLKGRGIKRPR
- a CDS encoding endonuclease domain-containing protein; amino-acid sequence: MPHHHRIPPKTTTNARTLRRNATHPERVLWYALRNRQVAGHKFRRQYPVGSFIVDFCCIEAGLVVRGRWPQPRGAACRGRGAACGDRDGGVSGAAGGE
- the trpS gene encoding tryptophan--tRNA ligase yields the protein MRALSGIQPTGPFHWGNYFGAIQQYIQLQDECDDGSYYFIANLHALTTVRDHEKLREYTLNGAMDLLALGLDPAKAVMFVQSDVPEVSELCWLLLTGTPMGLLERCVSYKDKLAKGLKADAGLFTYPVLQAADILAYDATVVPVGEDQLQHIEVCRDIAQSFNHHFGETFVLPKGKVLDQSARVPGTDGEKMSKSYGNTLAVFDDVKAQRKQIMRIQTDSRPMEDPKDPAGDVLFDLLKLVANAEELAHWEGVYRKGGFGYGDVKKALADASERYWGPARERRAEWAAKPGEVREILAAGAAKARERAAATLKRAQEACGVKGW